A segment of the Zingiber officinale cultivar Zhangliang chromosome 8B, Zo_v1.1, whole genome shotgun sequence genome:
TCCAATGTGGACCTTGAGGGATTggtccatgaggtggcaagcatcCCTGTGTGATGGATACCAGAAGAAGATGAATTGGACTCTGAGAAGGTGATGAATTGATAGCATTTGGTCCTTTCATTCCTTTTCACCTCATCACCACATAATCAATCTCATGGCTTCCTATCCTTCTCTCCTTTCCTTCCTACTAGTCACAGCATTAGGAGTTTCAAATTCAATGGTTTCGATCCACAAACTACATTCCTATGGTTAGGTGGAAAATAAGATGTGGCGTTGTATCTTATACCATATGCAGTTCCTATGTACATCTATTCTATTTCACCAAACCCAACAAATATAATCTGTACATAGAAGATGGAACTCGAAGAACATTTCACATGAGGTACGAAGCTAATTTGCATGAGAACATGGtaccttttccatggcatagaaaaatAGGCAAAGATGATGCACGTCTTGCAGCATCTTGAGAACCTTCCAATTTGTTGTTCAAGCTCCTAAAGAATTATAATGTCATTGGAAAACAGATCTCTCTGGATTCAAAAATGAAAGTACAAGCAATCACATTACAAGAATTGCCTCTGTTTTAAAGATACCTGGCACATGGAAGCCAACCACTTAAACCAACAACTGCACTTAGATTGACGGGGTATGGCTTGCCATTTCCATATCTTCCATGAGCATAGCAGGTTGCGGAATAGAGAACAGTAGCAGCACCCATACTAAAGCCACCAACACCAAGTTTGACTGCAATTGCAACTCAAAAAAGCACATACATTattaattctaattaatcaaATGCATAAGCTACCTATAACAGTGTTTAGccattattttcaaagtttattgCACATAAAgaatcacaagttggaaagtgtTCCGCAGAACAAATGTAGGAGTTCTGAATTTATTGCTTGCAGGAGTAAGATGCTGCTGTAGACTTTCATCTCAACTTGTACCACTTGAAGCATGTGGCAAAACTTGATTTCTAATGCATATTTGGTTTGATTCTTTCAGTATAATCAATGACAAGTTGGGAAAAATGACAGAGAAAAAGGAAAAACGTTCCAACAAATTCGCATGGTATATTGACACCTTTTAATATGCTTGCTTCCACAGAAACTTACTATCAGCAGGCTCCGTAGATAACAAATTTGCAACATGAGCAGCTGAGGCATCCAATCCATCAACATCATCAGGACCATTCTCTGACAGATCTTGAACATCAAACCCTAGGAAACAATAAATAACTTAGCCATTGTATTACAATAGTATGATTTTGCTTACCAAGCAAAAAAGTTAATTGATATTTAAGAGAAACAAATAAAGATTTAACAGTACAGATAATCTAGTCAACTTACAAGCAGTTGATGGAAATCCACCAAAAATTGCTACAGGCCTGGTAGGGGCAGTTGGGCATATCCACTTAATCTGCACTTGCAATAAAGATTGTAAAGATATGATGGAAAACAGGAAGAATAAAACATGTGCAACGAACTGCACAAGTTTATAATAGCTAAAAGAATGTGGTAGAGAATGGCATGTCTACATTATCATGATACCAAACACCAGAAAGGAGAGCAACTCGAGTTTGATTATATAGAATGTATTGATATAATAGCTGATTTATCCCATTCTTACATTTGGGAGTGGGAGGGTTTCCAAGAGTTGGGACCAGCTGCAGTATAAAAAAGTCAATCAGAGATGCAACTAGCAACAGTCACGAAAGACAAGCATAAAAGCAATAAGGTGTACATAAGAATTAAATATCATCATAAATGAATCTTACCCCTTCATTGAGTTCTATGCAAAGCTACAAAACAATTAAATATACAAACTCAAATGTAGTCTAACAGAAGATAGACATAAGCAAACTATAAAGGAGTTGGTTACATCATTATTGGATCTTAGGCAATGAAGACAACAATTCTCATGAAAGTAATCATGCGACTATAGGTAATACCATGAATAGTTAGCATACATgtccaaaaaaaatataaagttaaATGTCGATGCATAGTGTTGGACcacgtggttgttttgatgtgatcaaccaaattaggttaggtcctgtttggttttgatccctgtgtctatgtgtgcaggaacttaggagcacaggatgtctggcggaagacgtagctagcgagaaggacgatacaGGAAAagaaccgacgggctcggtgcgtccgaaggacgaaagagttgCGGAacagtacaccggtggacgagaagaacatgcgcgacgttcgagggacgacaAGCCAGACGGaggcctgctcgaggagaaggccgaaaattgggttcaggtgagtcctatttcggttggctgcaatcacccaagcaatcgggaCTTCGGAAGCTAAAGTGAAAATGAAGAAATGCTGGAAAagcagctggaggcgccctcaacagtcgttggaggcgcctccgccCCAAGCAATCGGGACTTCGAAAGCTAAAGTGAAAATGAAGAAATGCTGGAAAAGcagctgaaggcgccctcaacggtcattggaggcgcctccgccCTCATcagattgagggcgccctcaatagcattgagggtgccctcaacaaccttgaaggcgcccagcattgagggcgccctcgactTGGCCAAATTGGCCGTTGgcaagcggataaaactttatccacttatccccttggaggcgccctcaacccctttgaaggcgccctcaacactcgagatagaatttccaggagctatataatcgcccctggagctaggaaataaccaatcaactctagtattcaattcctagcaacgcTTGAACTTTCtttgtgtgtaaaaggcttctctgccttcagagaaggagatcgtttctgagcttttcaactgccttggattaacaaccacctaggttgtaaccaagtcaatctctTGAGTATTTTCTCTATTTTCtgtcatttttattattttactgttgcatttttagagttgaaagaacgaggagggtatttcttatttttcaggcaattcacccctcccctcttgccggcccgcgGCGCCAACACATAGATCCATTTTTACAGGCTTATTAATTTCAAGTTATGATGATAAATGAAAAGATAGATCCTAAAAAGGGTTTCAACCCTAATTTGATGCAATTTGAAACAATAagtaaaggaaataataaaggtacTCAGTGTCTAATGAGTATCATTGGGTAATAACTACTTATGGTACAAATCCAACTATCTAAGCTAAAAACATCATGGTATTATACAGTACAACTGTGAATTCTAATGCAGGATCAAGAATAGTTACAGAAAATCTTTTTGATTTGGAACCAAAAAGAATATATAACTAATTGTGCAATGGCAATcataagaaaaatccaaaaaagGCACTTCTCAATGTTTAGAGAAGCAATGTCTCAGCTAGTAGTCAACTCGAGCATAATAAGAAGAGCCTTCACAATGTGATGAAGAAAGATTTCCTAAGAACACAGATGATGTAGTCCCGTGAAGAGAGATAGCATATCAGCAACAATTGCATATTCATGGGATTCTATGTCACATAGCACTTCTTACTAGATCAAAGAAAACATTGCCTGGTTGTCAGTGCCACGTAAACTTATCCCCCATACTAAAAGGCAGGTGAAATGGTTTTGGCTTCACTTAGACAACAAGCAGTCAGTAGAAATCATTTTAAGATTTGCAAACACCAAAATAAGTCTAAAAAACACCATAATTCAGAATATGAAATCACACAGACACTGGACACACAGCAAAGCAAGGAAGATAAAGGGCGAGTATCCATTACCTTGCTCCATTATCACCAAGGCCATGAAGCCACACAACAGTAGCCAGATGCCTCCCCTTGGGTCGAACCACATGGGTTCTTCCGAAGTCAAATGCCCTGGCCGGAGTCTTAGCAGCTTGATTTCAATCCAAACGCATAAGACCAATTAATCCCCAAGGAGGTACAATGAAAACAAGAGACAGGAAACGTTAGAAAGACAGCAAAACAAACCTGAAGAAATCGAACTGCTCCCGTAGTTCATCTCGCAGCAACACCAAAACCCCCTCTCCCCCCAAGCAATGCCCGGATTCTACTGACAATGACTGCGAAACCAACACGCCTTACATGCGAAAAAAGAGCACCATTTATATAAGCACATATATCTATTATTCAAATCCATTGGCAAGGACTAAGTACAGAAGCTGAATAAGAATCCACTAAGATATGTTGCCTGTAAAGGCGTATCAACCAAAAAGCCAACTTTGAAGCAGAGGAAAGAAGGAGAAATAGTTAAAAGGAAAGAAACTTTCTGACCTTGACGACCTTGAGACAGAGAACCCGCATGAAGCATCAGTCAGAACACCATCGATGGGTTTTGCTCAAAAGAATCGATGCGACTGGACAAAAAGCAAAGTGGTCGGGAATCTCGGGACAGAAAAACAGAGATAAAGGAGTGGGGAAATCGCATAAAAAGAAGAATAATCGACGGCAACGAAGGAACCCAAACAAATCAACAAGCCGCAAGAGTAAAGATCCAAAACGCGTTGGATTTGGAGCAAAACCTAATATCAGATCGCAGAATCGGTTGCTGCTTTCGACCTTCCGAATCTCGCCCCTTCTCCGGTCGCGGCGACGTTGAGATCGAGAAGACGTCTCCCTCCTGATCAAGAAGGCGCAGGCGAGCGGTTCGAGATCCATGAATTGGATTGCAGACATTGGCAGGCTTCGCTGATCGAGGAGATGGGCCCGTGCGCCCTCGTGCCGAGGCCCAGTATAAAGCTGCCCCAGATCAGGTTGCGCGCCCACTGTTCGAGACGATGCACATACAATAAATTATCCATATAATATACTGaattataaaaattcatattaaaatatccattttaatataaataaataaataaataacatttATTCAGAatttagggttgaatttagggtttagggttggccGAGGAGGACCGCAAGGGCGGCAGCGTGACTGTGAGCTTCAGTACAACGACGGCCACCGGTCAGTGTATGCTTTACGTGGAATAGCAGCTGAATTACGTTATGGAGGTGAAGTATGTCCCAAGCTATCAGTCACCGACTCACCAACCGCTTTGCTTTCTTCGAAAGCAAATAACACGAACCTGACCGCTTCCTAAAGTAATCGATCCTCCTCCCTTCGCCGCCATTGTCAGTTCTTCgcaggagaagagaagaggatcagGACGGAAGATGGATCAGAGGCCGCAGGACTACCTGTTCAAGGTCGTCCTCATCGGCGACTCTGCGGTGGGGAAGTCCAACTTGCTTTCCCGGTTCGCCCGGGACCAGTTCCACCCCAACTCCAAGTCCACCATCGGCGTGGAGTTCCAGACCAAGACCCTGGACGTCGAGGGGAAGGTGATCCGAGCTCAGGTCTGGGACACGGCCGGGCAGGAGCGGTTCAAGGCCGTCACCGCCGCCTACTACCGCGGCGCCGTAGGGGCCCTGCTGGTCTACGACGTCTCCCGCCGGCAAACCTTCGATAGCGTCGGCCGGTGGCTGGAAGAGCTACACAGTAAGCACTGCAACACCTTCTCTCGGTCTCGTCAGAATGTCAATTAGCTCAAAATAGCTAAATCTGGTCAGGATTGAAACAGCGCACTGTAACATGAACGCTGTGACTGTTCTAGTGGGCAACAAGACAGACCTCGAGGACACAAGGGAGGTGAGCACAGCAGAGGGAAGAATCCTAGCTGAGGCCCAGGGC
Coding sequences within it:
- the LOC122017585 gene encoding ras-related protein RABA5a-like isoform X2; this encodes MDQRPQDYLFKVVLIGDSAVGKSNLLSRFARDQFHPNSKSTIGVEFQTKTLDVEGKVIRAQVWDTAGQERFKAVTAAYYRGAVGALLVYDVSRRQTFDSVGRWLEELHMGNKTDLEDTREVSTAEGRILAEAQGLFFMETSALDSSNVTAAFQTVVEEIYHIVSRKASSFSFPNSEKGDLAHGKPVVLQADADGHRRLWCCSS
- the LOC122017585 gene encoding ras-related protein RABA5a-like isoform X1, producing MDQRPQDYLFKVVLIGDSAVGKSNLLSRFARDQFHPNSKSTIGVEFQTKTLDVEGKVIRAQVWDTAGQERFKAVTAAYYRGAVGALLVYDVSRRQTFDSVGRWLEELHTHCNMNAVTVLVGNKTDLEDTREVSTAEGRILAEAQGLFFMETSALDSSNVTAAFQTVVEEIYHIVSRKASSFSFPNSEKGDLAHGKPVVLQADADGHRRLWCCSS
- the LOC122017583 gene encoding acyl-protein thioesterase 1 homolog 1-like translates to MNYGSSSISSAAKTPARAFDFGRTHVVRPKGRHLATVVWLHGLGDNGASWSQLLETLPLPNIKWICPTAPTRPVAIFGGFPSTAWFDVQDLSENGPDDVDGLDASAAHVANLLSTEPADIKLGVGGFSMGAATVLYSATCYAHGRYGNGKPYPVNLSAVVGLSGWLPCARSLNNKLEGSQDAARRASSLPIFLCHGKGDDVVQFKHGEKSAQVLKSTGFENATFKAYNGLGHYTVPAETDDVCKFLTTTLGLDGSQS